Proteins encoded in a region of the Mycolicibacterium chitae genome:
- a CDS encoding acyl-CoA dehydrogenase, translated as MASKTSVSEQFAARDLVRSWAAGSGGIEAARAVEQGSPEAWRPVYAGLAELGLFGVAVPEEAGGAGASVVDLCAMLDEAAHGLAPGPVAGTAVATLVLDDPALLEVLISGQRSAGFALDAQLDLAGDRVSGVAPYVLGATPDGLLLLPAGERWVLVDAGADGVTVEALAATDFSRPLARVECDGAPATALAVPARRIEDLIATVLAAEAAGVARWALHTAAEYAKVREQFGKPIGSFQAIKHLCAEMLLRSEQASVAAADAAEAAATDTEDRQLSIAAAVAVAAGVAAAEANAKDCIQVLGGIGITWEHDAHLYLRRAYGIAAALGGRRRWLRRAADLTLDGVRRDLDIDLSSVESVRPEITAAVAEIAALPAEQRQRALAEAGLQAPHWPKPYGRDSSPAEQLLIDQVMAEAGVDRPDLVIGWWAVPTILEHGSPEQVDRFVPATLRGDVQWCQLFSEPGAGSDLAALRMKAVRAEGGWRLTGQKVWTSAAQKAHWGVCLARTNPDVPKHKGITYFLIDMTTPGIDIRPLREITGDDLFNEVFFDDVFVPDEMVVGTVDDGWRLARTTLANERVAMAQGTALGNPMEELLRTFAEREADPADLDRLAELITSAQVGSLLDQRIAQLAVGGGDPGPQASARKLIGVRYRQALSEFRMDLSEGAGVVFSLRVHEFLNARCLTIAGGSEQILLNLAGERLLGLPR; from the coding sequence GTGGCTTCCAAGACGAGTGTCTCCGAGCAGTTTGCCGCGCGTGACCTGGTGCGCAGCTGGGCGGCCGGGTCCGGCGGGATCGAGGCGGCCCGGGCCGTGGAACAGGGCAGCCCCGAGGCGTGGCGCCCGGTCTACGCGGGACTGGCGGAGCTGGGACTATTCGGCGTAGCGGTGCCGGAGGAGGCCGGCGGCGCCGGCGCGAGCGTCGTGGACCTGTGCGCCATGCTCGACGAGGCCGCGCACGGCCTGGCGCCCGGACCGGTGGCCGGCACCGCGGTCGCGACCCTGGTGCTCGACGACCCGGCTTTGCTCGAGGTCCTCATCTCCGGGCAGCGCAGTGCTGGGTTCGCGCTGGACGCGCAGCTGGATCTCGCCGGTGACCGGGTCAGCGGGGTGGCCCCCTATGTCCTCGGCGCGACGCCGGACGGCTTGTTGCTGCTGCCGGCCGGCGAGCGGTGGGTCCTGGTGGACGCTGGCGCCGACGGGGTCACCGTGGAAGCGCTTGCCGCAACGGACTTCTCCCGCCCGTTGGCCCGGGTCGAATGCGACGGGGCGCCGGCCACCGCGCTGGCGGTGCCCGCACGTCGGATCGAGGACCTGATCGCCACGGTCCTGGCCGCCGAGGCCGCCGGTGTGGCCCGCTGGGCCCTGCACACCGCCGCCGAATACGCCAAGGTGCGTGAGCAGTTCGGCAAGCCGATCGGCAGTTTCCAGGCCATCAAGCATCTGTGCGCCGAGATGCTGCTGCGTTCCGAGCAGGCCTCGGTCGCCGCGGCCGATGCTGCGGAGGCCGCGGCCACCGACACCGAGGATCGGCAACTGTCCATCGCGGCGGCGGTTGCCGTCGCCGCGGGGGTGGCGGCCGCGGAGGCCAACGCCAAGGACTGCATCCAGGTGCTCGGCGGCATCGGCATCACCTGGGAGCACGACGCGCACCTGTACCTGCGTCGGGCCTACGGGATTGCCGCCGCCCTGGGTGGGCGGCGCCGGTGGCTGCGCCGCGCGGCCGACTTGACCCTCGACGGGGTGCGTCGCGACCTGGACATCGACCTGAGTTCGGTCGAGTCGGTGCGCCCGGAGATCACCGCGGCCGTCGCCGAGATCGCGGCGCTGCCGGCCGAACAACGGCAGCGCGCGCTGGCCGAGGCCGGTCTGCAGGCGCCGCACTGGCCCAAGCCCTACGGCCGCGACTCCTCGCCGGCCGAGCAGCTGCTGATCGACCAGGTGATGGCCGAAGCCGGAGTGGACCGCCCGGATCTGGTGATCGGTTGGTGGGCGGTTCCGACGATCCTCGAGCACGGCAGCCCCGAGCAGGTCGACCGGTTCGTGCCGGCCACGCTGCGTGGCGACGTTCAGTGGTGTCAGCTGTTCAGCGAGCCGGGTGCCGGATCGGATCTGGCCGCGCTGCGTATGAAAGCCGTTCGGGCCGAAGGCGGTTGGCGCCTGACCGGGCAGAAGGTCTGGACGTCGGCCGCGCAGAAGGCGCACTGGGGGGTCTGCCTGGCCCGCACCAATCCCGACGTGCCGAAGCACAAGGGCATCACCTACTTCCTGATCGACATGACCACACCGGGCATCGACATCCGGCCGCTGCGCGAGATCACCGGCGACGACCTGTTCAACGAGGTGTTCTTCGACGACGTCTTCGTGCCCGACGAGATGGTGGTCGGCACGGTCGACGACGGCTGGCGCCTGGCGCGCACCACGCTGGCCAACGAGCGCGTCGCGATGGCGCAGGGCACCGCGCTGGGCAACCCGATGGAGGAACTGCTGCGCACCTTCGCCGAACGCGAGGCCGACCCGGCGGATCTGGACCGACTGGCGGAGTTGATCACCTCGGCGCAGGTCGGTTCGCTGCTGGATCAGCGGATCGCGCAGTTGGCCGTCGGCGGCGGTGATCCCGGTCCGCAGGCCAGCGCCCGCAAGCTGATCGGGGTGCGCTACCGACAGGCGCTCTCCGAGTTCCGGATGGACCTCTCCGAGGGGGCCGGGGTGGTGTTCTCCCTGCGGGTGCACGAATTCCTCAACGCCCGCTGCCTGACCATCGCCGGCGGCTCGGAGCAGATCCTGCTGAACCTGGCCGGCGAGCGGTTGTTGGGGCTACCCCGCTAG
- a CDS encoding LacI family DNA-binding transcriptional regulator — translation MSRSPTPKRRATLASLAAELKVSRTTISNAYNRPDQLSAELRDRILTAAKRLGYAGPDPVARSLRTRKAGAVGLVITEPLTYSFSDPAALNFVAGLAETCEETGQGLLLVAVGPSRTVEEGSAAVLSAGVDGFVVYAAADDDPFLELVLDRQLPVVIVDQPPEVPGASRVGIDDRAAMRELAEYVIGLGHRDIGLLTMRLGRERLSEAERQAALVGPDRLRDTHFRAQRERIAGVHEAMAAAGLDPEKLTIVESFEHDSISGGTAAELALTTDPRITALMCTADVLALSAMDYLRARGIYVPGQITVTGFDGVPEALKRGLTTVVQPSFEKGRRAGNLLLNPPGSGLPVLDILPTELVRGRTAGPPG, via the coding sequence ATGTCCAGAAGTCCCACGCCGAAGCGTCGGGCCACGCTGGCTTCGCTGGCCGCCGAACTCAAGGTCTCGCGCACCACCATCTCCAACGCCTACAACCGGCCGGATCAGCTCTCGGCCGAACTGCGGGACCGGATCCTGACCGCGGCCAAGCGGCTCGGCTACGCCGGACCCGACCCGGTGGCCCGCTCGCTGCGCACCCGCAAGGCCGGGGCCGTGGGCCTGGTGATCACCGAACCGCTGACGTACTCGTTCAGCGACCCCGCCGCGCTGAACTTCGTGGCCGGCCTGGCCGAGACGTGCGAGGAGACCGGGCAGGGGCTGCTGCTGGTGGCCGTGGGCCCCAGCCGCACCGTCGAGGAGGGCTCGGCGGCGGTGCTGTCCGCCGGTGTCGACGGCTTCGTCGTCTACGCCGCGGCCGACGACGATCCGTTCCTCGAGTTGGTGCTGGACCGGCAACTGCCGGTGGTCATCGTCGATCAGCCGCCGGAGGTACCCGGGGCCTCCCGGGTCGGCATCGACGACCGGGCCGCCATGCGCGAGCTGGCCGAGTATGTGATCGGCCTCGGACACCGCGACATCGGCCTGCTGACCATGCGTTTGGGGCGCGAGCGCCTCTCCGAGGCGGAGCGCCAAGCGGCGCTGGTGGGACCGGACCGACTGCGCGACACGCACTTCCGGGCGCAACGCGAACGCATCGCCGGGGTGCACGAGGCCATGGCCGCGGCCGGGCTGGACCCCGAGAAGCTGACCATCGTGGAAAGCTTTGAGCACGACTCCATTTCGGGCGGTACCGCGGCCGAGTTGGCCCTGACCACCGATCCGAGGATCACCGCGCTGATGTGCACGGCCGACGTGCTGGCGCTGTCGGCCATGGACTACCTACGGGCCCGGGGCATCTACGTGCCCGGCCAGATCACCGTCACCGGATTCGACGGGGTGCCCGAGGCACTGAAGCGGGGCCTGACCACCGTCGTGCAGCCGAGTTTCGAAAAGGGTAGGCGCGCAGGGAATCTGCTGCTCAACCCGCCGGGCTCCGGGCTGCCGGTGCTCGACATCCTGCCCACCGAGTTGGTGCGCGGCCGCACCGCGGGCCCGCCCGGTTAG
- the kstR gene encoding cholesterol catabolism transcriptional regulator KstR: MAANSQSAPTGSQPREVMTVAVLAESELGSDAQRERRKRILDATMAIASKGGYEAVQMRAVADRADVAVGTLYRYFPSKVHLLVSALAREFERIDAKTDRTTVSGGTPYQRLNFMVSKLNRAMQRNPLLTEAMTRAYVFADASAAGEVDHVEKIIDSMFARAMADGDPTEDQYHIARVISDVWLSNLLAWLTRRASATDVSKRLDLAVRLLIGDDQADAQPAV; encoded by the coding sequence ATGGCAGCCAATTCACAGTCGGCACCCACGGGTTCACAACCGCGTGAGGTCATGACGGTGGCCGTCCTCGCCGAATCCGAACTCGGCTCCGACGCGCAGCGGGAGCGCCGCAAGCGCATCCTGGATGCCACCATGGCGATCGCCTCCAAGGGCGGTTACGAGGCGGTGCAGATGCGCGCGGTCGCCGACCGCGCCGACGTGGCGGTGGGCACGCTGTACCGCTACTTTCCGTCCAAGGTCCACCTGCTGGTCTCCGCGCTGGCCCGCGAGTTCGAGCGCATCGACGCCAAGACCGACCGCACCACGGTGTCCGGCGGTACGCCCTATCAGCGGCTGAACTTCATGGTCAGCAAGCTCAACCGGGCGATGCAGCGCAACCCGCTGCTCACCGAGGCCATGACTCGCGCCTACGTCTTCGCCGACGCCTCGGCCGCGGGCGAGGTGGACCACGTCGAGAAGATCATCGACTCGATGTTCGCCCGCGCGATGGCCGACGGCGACCCGACCGAGGATCAGTACCACATTGCCCGGGTGATCTCGGATGTGTGGCTGTCCAACCTGCTGGCCTGGCTGACTCGCCGGGCCAGCGCCACCGACGTCAGCAAGCGGCTGGATCTGGCCGTGCGACTGCTCATCGGTGACGACCAAGCCGACGCCCAACCGGCCGTCTGA
- the otsB gene encoding trehalose-phosphatase, with protein sequence MSPLPDEVSTALRAAAAVPDLLVACDFDGTMAPIVNHPPDARPLPAAAAALPALAGLPGTTAALISGRALADLARLSGMPPTVHLVGSHGAEFSTGFTRDIDEQALATIKTELTAIASRYPGVTVEPKLASVALHVRNASAEDGAAALADAEAAAQSWDAEATAGKAVLEFAVITTDKGEAIDILRERTGSTTVIYFGDDVTDEKAFRRMRDTDVAVKVGPGDTLAGFRVAAPEDVAAALGLLLDERRARS encoded by the coding sequence GTGAGCCCGCTGCCTGACGAGGTGTCGACCGCGCTGCGAGCCGCGGCCGCGGTCCCGGACCTGCTGGTGGCCTGCGACTTCGACGGGACGATGGCGCCCATCGTCAACCATCCGCCCGACGCGCGCCCCCTGCCGGCGGCCGCGGCGGCCCTGCCCGCGCTGGCCGGACTGCCCGGCACCACCGCCGCCCTGATCTCCGGGCGGGCGCTGGCCGACCTCGCGCGGCTGTCCGGGATGCCACCGACGGTGCACCTGGTCGGCAGCCATGGCGCCGAATTCAGCACGGGCTTTACCCGCGACATCGACGAGCAGGCGCTGGCCACCATCAAGACGGAACTGACGGCGATCGCCTCGCGCTACCCCGGGGTGACGGTCGAACCCAAGCTCGCCAGCGTGGCCCTGCACGTGCGCAACGCCAGCGCTGAAGACGGCGCGGCCGCGCTGGCCGACGCCGAGGCCGCCGCGCAGTCCTGGGACGCCGAGGCCACGGCGGGCAAGGCCGTCCTGGAGTTCGCGGTGATCACCACCGACAAGGGCGAGGCCATCGACATCCTGCGCGAGCGCACCGGGTCGACGACGGTCATCTACTTCGGCGACGACGTCACCGACGAGAAGGCGTTCCGCCGCATGCGCGACACCGACGTCGCGGTGAAGGTGGGCCCGGGTGACACGCTGGCGGGCTTCCGGGTGGCGGCACCCGAGGACGTCGCGGCGGCCTTGGGTCTGCTGCTCGACGAGCGCCGCGCGCGTAGCTAA